A single region of the Vicia villosa cultivar HV-30 ecotype Madison, WI linkage group LG4, Vvil1.0, whole genome shotgun sequence genome encodes:
- the LOC131596353 gene encoding uncharacterized protein LOC131596353 codes for MTDEVVEAVPKSVMDDVYTRAKVSVWWDLENWDVCKDLDPFKIKDNICSALAEMKYRGDVSIFCFGDTSIIPQDFQSALGIPINHVPAANKSEKDLRIVAGMLDWSFDNPPPANYLLISDNVQFTYAVMRLLEMRYNILLAISHQNAPERSLLGPAKIVWLCTSLFAGGSPIYIRESPIYTREFAGGSPIYIRGISNKLDTATGSDSEDSEVHAGN; via the exons ATGACGGATGAAGTGGTAGAAGCAGTTCCAAAGTCTGTGATGGACGATGTATACACCCGTGCGAAGGTATCTGTGTGGTGGGATTTAGAAAACTGGGATGTTtgcaaggatcttgatccttttaaaataaaagataatatcTGTTCAGCACTCGCTGAGATGAAATACCGTGGTGACGTTTCCATCTTTTGCTTCGGGGACACATCTATAATTCCTCAAGATTTTCAGAGTGCTCTCGGAATTCCCATCAACCATGTTCCTGCCG CAAACAAATCTGAGAAAGATTTGAGGATCGTTGCTGGCATGCTGGACTGGTCATTTGATAACCCTCCACCTGCAAATTACTTGTTGATTTCGGATAATGTCCAATTTACTTATGCCGTCATGCGACTCTTAGAGATGAGATATAATATTCTTCTTGCAATATCCCACCAAAATGCACCTGAACGATCCCTACTTGGCCCTGCTAAGATTGTATGGCTTTGCACTAGTCTCTTCGCCGGAGGATCTCCAATATATATAAGGGAGTCTCCAATATATACAAGGGAGTTCGCCGGAGGATCTCCAATATATATAAGGGGGATTTCCAACAAACTTGACACGGCAACTGGTTCTGATTCTGAGGATTCTGAGGTTcatgctggaaattaa